In the Balaenoptera acutorostrata chromosome 7, mBalAcu1.1, whole genome shotgun sequence genome, one interval contains:
- the NT5C3A gene encoding cytosolic 5'-nucleotidase 3A isoform X2 — MPNQDSAVHVKMMPEFQKNSVHIKNPTRVEEIICGLIKGGAAKLQIITDFDMTLSRFSHRGKRCPSCHNVIDNCKLITDECREKLLQLKEKYYAIEIDPVLTVEEKYPYIVEWYTKSHGLLVEQALPKAKLKEIVEESDIMLKDGYENFFDKLQQYSIPVFIFSAGIGDILEEVIRQAGVYYPNVKVVSNFMDFDDNGLLRGFKGELIHVFNKDDGSLKNTEYFNQLKNNSNIILLGDSQGDLKMADGVANVEHILKIGYLNDRVDELLEKYMDSYDIVLVKDESLDVANSILQKIL; from the exons ATGCCTAATCAAGATTCTGCTGTACATGTGAAAATG atGCCAGAATTCCAGAAAAATTCAGTTCACATCAAGAACCCTACAAGAGTAGAAGAAATTATCTGTGGTCTTATCAAAGGAGGAGCTGCCAAACTTCAG ATAATAACAGACTTTGATATGACACTGAGTCGATTTTCCCACAGAGGGAAAAGATGCCCATCATGTCATA ATGTCATTGACAACTGTAAGCTAATTACAGATGAATGTCGAGAAAAG TTACTGcaactaaaggaaaaatattatgcTATTGAAATTGATCCTGTTCTTACTGTAGAAGAGAAGTACCCTTATATAGTAGAGTG GTATACTAAATCACATGGTTTGCTTGTTGAACAGGCTTTACCAAAAGCCAAACTTAAAGAAATTGTGGAAGAATCTGACATTATGCTCAA GGACGGATATGAGAATTTCTTTGATAAGCTGCAACAATACAGTATTCCTGTGTTCATATTCTCAGCTGGTATCGGTGATATACTAGAGGAGGTTATCCGTCAAGCTGGTGTTTATTATCCAAATGTCAAAGTAGTGTCCAACTTCATGGATTTTGATGACAAT ggGCTGCTCAGAGGATTTAAAGGAGAACTAATTCATGTGTTTAACAAAGATGATGGATCCTTGAAGAATACGGAATATTTCAATCAACtaaaaaacaatagcaacatAATTCTGCTGGGAGACTCCCAAGGGGACTTAAAAATGGCAGATGGAGTAGCCAACGTTGAACACATTCTGAAAATTGGATATCTAAATGATAGA GTGGATGAGCTTTTAGAAAAGTACATGGACTCTTATGATATTGTTCTAGTAAAAGATGAATCATTGGATGTAGCCAACTCTATCTTACAGAAGATTCTATAA